From a region of the Neobacillus niacini genome:
- a CDS encoding YozE family protein, whose amino-acid sequence MKSFYHFLMKYRHPEPKDAISVFANEAFLDHSFPKTSEDYHELSSYLEFNGHYLESMTIFDEAWELYVLSES is encoded by the coding sequence ATTAAATCATTTTATCACTTCTTAATGAAATACCGGCACCCAGAACCAAAGGATGCCATCAGTGTGTTTGCAAATGAGGCTTTTTTGGACCATAGCTTCCCAAAAACATCGGAAGACTACCATGAGCTCAGTTCTTACCTTGAATTTAATGGTCATTATCTAGAGTCCATGACTATATTTGATGAAGCCTGGGAGCTTTATGTGCTATCGGAAAGTTAA
- a CDS encoding GntR family transcriptional regulator, producing the protein MKAGTTREQIYSLLMEEILKFRLVPGDKISEKEISEKFNVSRTPVRESFIQLSQDGLLDIYPQKGTCVSLIDLNLVEEARFMREHLEVAVIQLACQSFPEEKIFSLEMNLMRQEKAIKEKDYEKLFELDEEFHQTIFEGCNKNNIWNSIQSMNTHFKRLRMLRLATNLNWDNIYEQHLLLVKFIKNNMEEAAVNMMKKHLTMIILDKEKLRKEYPTYFK; encoded by the coding sequence ATGAAAGCGGGTACAACTAGGGAACAGATTTATTCTCTTCTTATGGAAGAAATATTAAAATTCCGACTTGTACCAGGTGATAAAATTTCTGAAAAAGAAATTTCGGAGAAATTTAATGTTAGCCGGACACCAGTTAGAGAATCCTTCATTCAGCTTTCACAAGATGGATTATTAGATATTTATCCTCAAAAGGGGACGTGCGTTTCGTTAATTGATTTAAATCTTGTGGAAGAAGCACGATTCATGAGAGAGCATTTAGAGGTTGCGGTTATTCAGTTAGCTTGTCAATCATTTCCGGAGGAAAAGATATTTTCGTTAGAAATGAATTTAATGAGACAAGAAAAGGCCATAAAGGAAAAAGATTATGAAAAGCTTTTTGAACTAGATGAAGAATTTCATCAAACCATCTTTGAAGGGTGCAATAAAAACAATATTTGGAATTCTATTCAAAGTATGAACACTCATTTTAAACGATTACGGATGTTACGCTTAGCCACCAATTTAAATTGGGACAACATCTATGAACAGCATTTACTCCTTGTGAAATTCATTAAAAATAACATGGAGGAAGCTGCTGTTAATATGATGAAGAAACACTTAACCATGATTATTTTGGATAAAGAAAAACTTAGAAAAGAGTACCCTACTTATTTTAAGTAA
- a CDS encoding bifunctional 4-hydroxy-2-oxoglutarate aldolase/2-dehydro-3-deoxy-phosphogluconate aldolase yields the protein MTLLDQMKETGIVAVIRGASEENIIPIANALKNGGVIALEITLETPGALSAIEKLAAELGDEVIAGAGTVLDPETARAAIMAGARFVFAPTVNIETIKLTKRYGVLSIPGALTPTEILTAYENGADLIKVFPAHAFGPKYLKDIHGPLPQIPLMPTGGVNLENLGDFVRAGAVAAGIGSNLVNTKREINEEYLAQLEQTARAYSQAFKEAKWQ from the coding sequence ATGACTTTACTTGATCAAATGAAAGAGACGGGAATTGTCGCCGTTATTCGTGGTGCGTCCGAAGAAAATATTATCCCAATAGCGAATGCGTTAAAAAATGGCGGCGTGATAGCCTTAGAAATTACGCTTGAAACACCTGGAGCTCTTTCCGCGATTGAAAAGTTAGCAGCTGAACTTGGAGATGAAGTCATTGCTGGGGCAGGAACTGTCCTTGATCCAGAAACAGCTAGAGCAGCGATTATGGCAGGGGCAAGATTTGTTTTTGCGCCAACGGTGAACATAGAAACGATTAAACTGACAAAGCGTTACGGCGTACTTAGTATTCCTGGAGCGTTAACACCGACAGAAATTTTAACTGCATATGAAAATGGGGCAGATCTAATCAAAGTATTTCCAGCGCATGCTTTTGGTCCAAAATATTTGAAAGATATCCATGGACCGCTTCCGCAAATTCCGTTAATGCCTACAGGCGGGGTGAATCTTGAAAATCTTGGTGATTTTGTGAGAGCAGGTGCGGTTGCAGCGGGGATTGGCAGTAACCTTGTGAATACAAAGCGGGAAATAAATGAGGAGTACCTAGCACAGTTAGAACAGACTGCACGTGCCTACAGTCAAGCATTTAAAGAAGCAAAATGGCAATAA
- a CDS encoding zinc-binding alcohol dehydrogenase family protein, with translation MKAVRIPKPMEIVIEEVERPVISSPNEVLVKIKRVGICGSDMHIYHGTNPLATYPRVVGHEVAGEVVTVGEAVTTLKSGDHVVIEPIRYCGKCYACRKGRPNVCNELSVFGVHEDGGMREYIVLPENQLHAVDSSLDWDEIVLAEPYTIGAQAVWRGNVEEGDTVFIQGSGPIGICVLKMAKLAGATVIMSDLKEERLAFAKDNGADLVINAGSESIEEKIMEFTMGEGANVVIDAVCLPSTFELSLNVASVAGTVVVLGFDERPSHIPQLPITKKELTIVGSRLQTYQFKKVVSLLNENKLKENGLVTHRFSSTDVKEALTFVEKNPDIVRKALIVFE, from the coding sequence ATGAAAGCTGTTCGTATTCCAAAACCAATGGAGATTGTTATAGAAGAAGTTGAAAGACCCGTCATTAGTAGTCCGAATGAAGTACTTGTAAAAATAAAGCGAGTAGGAATCTGTGGGTCGGACATGCATATTTACCATGGAACCAATCCGCTTGCCACCTATCCGCGAGTAGTTGGGCATGAAGTTGCTGGAGAAGTTGTGACTGTTGGTGAAGCGGTAACCACTCTAAAATCAGGTGATCATGTTGTCATAGAGCCGATTCGTTATTGTGGGAAGTGCTATGCATGTCGTAAAGGACGTCCGAATGTGTGTAACGAACTTTCTGTTTTTGGCGTTCATGAGGATGGAGGAATGCGTGAATATATTGTCCTTCCTGAAAATCAACTTCATGCGGTTGATTCATCACTGGACTGGGATGAAATTGTTTTAGCTGAGCCATATACAATCGGTGCTCAAGCTGTATGGCGCGGTAATGTGGAAGAAGGGGATACTGTCTTCATTCAGGGTTCTGGACCGATTGGCATTTGTGTCTTGAAAATGGCGAAGCTTGCAGGAGCAACAGTCATTATGTCTGATTTAAAAGAAGAGCGACTTGCTTTTGCAAAGGATAATGGCGCTGACCTTGTAATTAATGCCGGAAGCGAATCCATTGAAGAGAAAATAATGGAGTTTACAATGGGAGAAGGTGCCAATGTTGTCATTGATGCCGTATGTTTACCATCTACATTTGAGTTGAGTTTGAACGTCGCATCCGTTGCCGGTACCGTAGTTGTTCTTGGCTTTGATGAGCGACCGTCGCATATTCCACAATTACCAATTACAAAAAAGGAATTGACGATTGTTGGATCACGCCTTCAAACCTATCAATTTAAGAAAGTTGTTTCGTTATTAAATGAAAACAAACTAAAAGAAAATGGCTTGGTCACTCATAGATTTTCTTCAACTGATGTAAAAGAAGCTCTTACTTTTGTAGAGAAAAATCCTGACATTGTAAGAAAAGCGCTTATCGTTTTTGAGTAG
- the uxuA gene encoding mannonate dehydratase, translated as MNMTFRWYGRDNDTVSLEQIKQIPNVKGIVWALHKKQVGEVWTIDEIREEVDYIQSFGFHADVVESVNIHESIKIGNQERDYYIENYKQTIRNLSEFNVKVICYNFMPVFDWIRTDLFHPLPDGSTALFYEKAKLDSLGPNELIETFASASSKMTLAGWEPEKLAATQELFEAYKEINEEKLWDNLRYFLSEILPVCEECDIKMAIHPDDPPWSLFGLPRIMTGEESLKKLLSISNSSANGITFCTGSLGSNSKNDMVALAKKYAKYSPFSHLRNVKIFDNGDFIETSHLTADGSIDLAGVVKELAEQDYEGYVRPDHGRHIWEEDCRPGYGLYDRALGIMYLNGLWDAYMKMRKENV; from the coding sequence ATGAATATGACATTTCGTTGGTATGGCAGGGATAATGATACAGTGTCACTTGAACAAATAAAACAAATTCCAAATGTGAAGGGGATTGTCTGGGCGCTGCATAAAAAACAGGTAGGTGAAGTTTGGACGATTGATGAAATTCGAGAAGAAGTCGACTATATCCAATCATTTGGTTTTCATGCTGATGTAGTTGAGAGTGTAAATATCCATGAATCGATCAAGATTGGTAATCAAGAACGAGATTATTATATTGAAAATTACAAACAAACCATTCGAAATTTAAGTGAGTTTAACGTAAAAGTGATTTGTTATAATTTTATGCCTGTTTTTGACTGGATTCGTACAGATTTATTTCACCCGCTGCCAGATGGTTCAACGGCACTATTTTATGAGAAAGCAAAACTTGATTCTCTTGGACCGAACGAGTTAATCGAAACCTTTGCGAGTGCTTCTTCGAAGATGACGTTAGCTGGGTGGGAACCTGAAAAATTAGCAGCAACTCAAGAATTGTTTGAGGCGTATAAAGAGATTAATGAGGAAAAACTCTGGGACAACCTGCGTTATTTCTTATCAGAAATTCTTCCTGTATGTGAAGAGTGTGACATCAAAATGGCAATCCATCCCGATGATCCGCCTTGGAGTTTATTTGGGCTCCCGCGCATTATGACAGGGGAAGAAAGTTTGAAAAAATTACTATCCATTTCTAATTCTAGTGCAAACGGAATTACCTTTTGCACAGGTTCCTTAGGTTCAAACTCGAAAAATGATATGGTGGCTCTTGCTAAGAAGTACGCTAAGTATAGTCCATTTTCTCACCTTCGAAATGTAAAAATATTTGATAATGGTGATTTTATTGAAACGTCTCACCTTACTGCAGATGGATCGATTGACCTTGCAGGAGTGGTCAAAGAGCTTGCTGAGCAAGATTACGAAGGGTATGTAAGACCTGACCATGGCCGGCATATATGGGAAGAAGATTGCCGTCCGGGCTATGGATTGTACGATCGGGCACTTGGAATTATGTATTTGAACGGTCTATGGGATGCCTATATGAAAATGAGAAAGGAGAACGTGTAA
- a CDS encoding SDR family oxidoreductase produces the protein MIPIHNQLNGRVAVVTGGSGVLCSEMCRELSRHGVKVAILNRTVEKGEAVAEEIRSNGGIAIALAANVLDRTSLEKARDEIIEQFGKIDILINGAGGNHPDAITANETYGEEVEGKTFFDLDEAGFSQVFASNFTGTFLASQVFGEALLEQDAPSIINISSMSSYSPMTKVPAYSAAKSAINNFTMWMAVHFAETGLRVNSISPGFFLTKQNRNLLLNEDGSLTSRSNKIITHTPMKRFGTPEDLLGTLLWLVDESCSGFVTGITVPVDGGFMAYSGV, from the coding sequence ATGATACCTATACATAATCAGTTAAATGGAAGAGTGGCTGTTGTCACTGGTGGAAGTGGTGTTTTATGTTCAGAAATGTGCCGTGAACTTTCAAGGCACGGAGTAAAAGTTGCCATCTTAAATCGTACAGTTGAAAAAGGGGAAGCGGTCGCGGAAGAAATCCGCTCAAATGGCGGGATTGCCATTGCGTTAGCAGCGAATGTCCTTGATCGAACTTCATTAGAAAAGGCAAGAGATGAAATCATTGAACAATTTGGCAAGATTGATATTTTAATAAATGGTGCCGGTGGAAACCATCCTGACGCCATTACTGCAAATGAAACCTATGGCGAAGAAGTGGAAGGCAAGACCTTTTTTGATCTTGATGAAGCAGGTTTTTCACAGGTTTTTGCGAGTAATTTTACGGGGACATTTCTAGCAAGCCAAGTGTTTGGGGAAGCACTTTTGGAACAAGATGCCCCATCGATTATCAATATCTCCTCTATGAGTTCGTATTCGCCGATGACAAAGGTACCTGCTTATAGTGCAGCCAAAAGTGCCATCAACAATTTCACGATGTGGATGGCTGTCCATTTTGCAGAAACGGGCTTACGTGTGAATAGTATTTCACCAGGATTTTTCTTAACAAAGCAAAATCGTAATCTATTATTAAATGAAGATGGATCACTTACATCACGATCAAACAAAATTATTACACATACTCCGATGAAACGATTTGGAACACCTGAAGATCTTCTTGGAACATTGCTCTGGCTTGTTGATGAGTCATGTTCAGGGTTTGTAACAGGGATTACCGTTCCTGTTGATGGCGGGTTTATGGCCTATTCTGGGGTATAG
- a CDS encoding TRAP transporter substrate-binding protein — translation MKKKFVQGLLGVVLLTGMAALSGCSSNAVAGKSTLVKVGTPFAPTHPVNVALLEVFEPEIEKATNGKFNVEIYHSGQIGGEKQLYDFTRSGIVEATAVGTVMWSEVPMMSTPDFPFIFRDVEHARKVYQGEVGEYIAENLESQEPLQFLSWHPNGARVFSSSKPINSVEDFKGLKLRMPNNPIHVQVAQSLGANAQIMDLGEVFTALEQNVVDGQDNPISTVRQEGWYNVQDYIYESNHMVSSIELLMSNEFWETLTEEEKEIFQEVANTTSDKSWDLYQESLEADRKFLEESGLTYVVPTEEDREKLVKAMEPVYEVLYEKYDWAKDLIKQIQAVK, via the coding sequence ATGAAAAAGAAATTCGTACAGGGTTTATTAGGGGTTGTACTTTTGACAGGAATGGCTGCGCTCTCGGGTTGTAGTTCGAATGCTGTGGCAGGAAAAAGTACTTTAGTGAAAGTGGGGACGCCGTTTGCACCTACACATCCGGTGAATGTGGCATTGTTAGAGGTATTTGAACCAGAAATTGAAAAGGCGACAAATGGAAAATTTAATGTGGAAATCTATCATTCTGGTCAAATAGGTGGAGAAAAGCAATTATATGATTTTACTCGCAGTGGTATCGTTGAAGCTACAGCGGTTGGTACGGTTATGTGGAGTGAAGTTCCAATGATGTCGACTCCGGACTTTCCATTTATTTTTAGAGATGTTGAGCATGCAAGGAAAGTATATCAAGGAGAAGTCGGAGAGTATATTGCAGAGAATCTTGAATCACAGGAGCCTCTTCAATTTTTATCTTGGCATCCAAATGGTGCACGTGTTTTTAGTTCTAGCAAACCGATCAACTCTGTAGAAGATTTTAAAGGACTTAAATTAAGAATGCCAAATAACCCGATTCACGTTCAGGTTGCACAGTCTCTCGGAGCAAATGCTCAAATTATGGATTTGGGGGAAGTGTTTACTGCATTAGAACAAAACGTGGTCGATGGTCAGGACAACCCAATTTCCACGGTTAGACAAGAAGGCTGGTATAACGTTCAGGATTATATTTATGAGTCAAACCATATGGTATCCTCGATTGAATTGTTGATGTCCAATGAGTTTTGGGAAACGTTGACGGAGGAAGAAAAAGAAATTTTCCAAGAGGTTGCGAATACAACGTCTGATAAAAGCTGGGATTTATATCAAGAAAGTCTTGAAGCGGATCGAAAGTTCCTGGAGGAATCAGGCTTAACCTATGTGGTTCCAACTGAAGAGGACAGAGAGAAATTGGTGAAGGCGATGGAGCCAGTGTATGAAGTGCTCTATGAAAAATATGATTGGGCAAAAGATTTGATTAAACAAATTCAGGCTGTTAAGTAG
- a CDS encoding TRAP transporter small permease: MSNFLDKLFKNVDYLLGIMMALMVGFVFLNVVLRAGFNSGLVWSEELARYLFVFITFIGAIGAMRSNSHLGMDVVVRRLPHKGKIVAYFLNQTLILVVMGMLVQGTFKMVVQSVEARAAATGIPISVLYSIMILTAVCIGVNCITNIVKVIKDPNKIDGLVTMHESEEDDIVEQVNSDNNTNSAKKLSI, translated from the coding sequence ATGTCCAATTTTTTGGATAAGCTTTTCAAAAATGTAGATTATTTATTGGGTATCATGATGGCTTTGATGGTTGGATTCGTTTTTCTAAATGTCGTTCTACGTGCTGGATTTAATTCAGGGCTCGTGTGGTCAGAAGAACTTGCTCGTTATTTGTTTGTGTTTATTACCTTTATCGGTGCCATTGGAGCGATGCGGTCGAATTCTCATTTAGGAATGGATGTTGTTGTCCGCCGCCTGCCGCATAAAGGAAAGATTGTTGCCTATTTCCTAAATCAAACGTTGATTCTCGTTGTTATGGGTATGCTTGTTCAAGGAACTTTTAAGATGGTCGTTCAGAGTGTCGAAGCTAGAGCGGCTGCAACGGGAATTCCAATATCCGTTCTTTATAGCATTATGATTCTGACTGCTGTTTGTATTGGAGTTAATTGTATTACAAACATCGTTAAGGTGATAAAAGATCCAAATAAAATTGATGGACTTGTCACTATGCATGAATCGGAAGAGGATGATATTGTTGAACAGGTTAACAGTGACAATAACACCAATTCTGCAAAAAAATTGAGCATCTAA
- a CDS encoding TRAP transporter large permease codes for MTMGVFLASLIGAMALGMPIAFALLLSGVFMMFFLGDFDTQIISQNLFVGADSFSLMAIPFFILAGDLMNRGGLTLRIVRAATALVGHIRGGLGYVSILAILLFASLVGSAVASTAALGAILIPMMTQAGYDRGRSTALIASGNIVSPIMPPSVPMIVFGVTAGVSVTDLFIAGIAPAIYIAIALSLVWAWVARKDKVKTLPRASFKEMAKACLDAVWAILMPVGILIGLRGGIFTPTEAGVVAVVYALIIGMFIYRDLKPKDVMESLISSAKTSSVIMLLAAAAMVSAWLMAVGNVPQDISEFLAPLIDRPLLLLIVINIIIILVGMAMDVNPTILILTPVLMPVVEAAGIDPVYFGLLFVLNNVIGLLTPPVGTVLNVAVGAGKISMERLIKSITPFLIVEVVILFLLIFIPELVTVPMEFFSGE; via the coding sequence ATGACAATGGGAGTATTTTTAGCAAGTCTGATTGGTGCAATGGCTTTAGGGATGCCAATTGCCTTTGCACTGCTATTAAGCGGTGTCTTCATGATGTTTTTCCTAGGGGATTTTGATACGCAGATTATTTCACAAAATTTATTTGTTGGAGCCGATAGCTTTTCCTTAATGGCGATTCCATTCTTTATTTTAGCCGGTGATTTAATGAACCGCGGCGGACTAACGCTAAGAATTGTTCGTGCAGCCACTGCATTGGTTGGTCATATTCGCGGCGGGTTAGGATATGTTTCTATTTTAGCCATTTTATTATTTGCTAGTTTAGTAGGATCGGCTGTTGCATCAACGGCGGCATTAGGAGCCATCTTAATCCCAATGATGACACAGGCTGGTTATGACCGCGGCCGTTCGACGGCATTGATTGCAAGCGGTAACATTGTGTCTCCAATTATGCCGCCATCTGTTCCAATGATTGTCTTTGGGGTAACAGCGGGAGTTTCTGTTACCGATCTATTTATTGCAGGAATTGCTCCTGCGATTTATATTGCCATTGCTCTTAGTCTTGTTTGGGCTTGGGTAGCGCGTAAGGACAAGGTAAAAACACTTCCGCGTGCTAGTTTTAAAGAAATGGCGAAGGCTTGTTTGGATGCGGTTTGGGCGATTTTAATGCCTGTTGGTATCTTAATTGGTCTTAGAGGTGGAATTTTTACTCCTACAGAGGCCGGTGTGGTTGCTGTTGTATACGCGTTGATCATCGGAATGTTTATCTATCGGGATCTAAAGCCAAAAGATGTCATGGAGAGCTTAATTAGTTCAGCGAAAACATCAAGTGTTATTATGTTGTTAGCGGCGGCTGCGATGGTGTCTGCATGGTTGATGGCAGTAGGGAATGTTCCACAAGACATTTCTGAGTTTTTAGCTCCGTTAATTGATCGTCCGCTGCTTCTTTTAATCGTAATTAACATCATTATTATTTTGGTCGGTATGGCCATGGACGTAAATCCAACCATCTTGATTTTAACACCAGTGTTAATGCCTGTTGTCGAAGCAGCAGGAATCGACCCAGTCTATTTTGGTCTATTGTTTGTATTGAACAATGTTATTGGACTTCTAACCCCACCAGTTGGAACCGTTCTAAATGTTGCGGTTGGTGCAGGTAAAATAAGTATGGAACGTTTGATTAAGTCCATCACCCCGTTCTTGATTGTAGAAGTTGTTATCTTATTCTTATTAATCTTTATTCCAGAATTAGTAACCGTTCCAATGGAGTTTTTCTCTGGGGAATAA
- a CDS encoding YozD family protein encodes MREIEVFIDTEEIAEFFFHELVKRGYVPTEEELEEIADITFEYLIEKSIIDEEVEDE; translated from the coding sequence ATGAGAGAAATTGAAGTATTTATTGATACGGAAGAAATTGCTGAATTTTTCTTTCATGAGCTGGTGAAAAGAGGATACGTTCCTACGGAAGAAGAATTGGAAGAAATCGCTGATATCACCTTCGAGTATCTCATCGAGAAAAGTATTATCGACGAAGAAGTAGAAGATGAATAG
- a CDS encoding serine/threonine protein kinase, which translates to MFKRIILFTANKIESRFQQNEIIAHRYKVMNHLGAGSYGNSYLVFDLLSQQKKVLKALRIHKRITRSGRNTFEIEKKLLLSIKHPGFPRYYEDGTYKNIPFYTMEYIEGKNFEQLIFQDGHKYSEIEAFKIAHDVLELINYLHEHRLIHRDIRIPNVITNGSEIALIDLGLASKYDDQGINKLNKTKRNIRKEINPQADFYGLGHFLLFLLYSNFSFPENKKESSWEEELEISHLAKHIISRLLQIEDCYESCEQVKSDMKILIGK; encoded by the coding sequence ATGTTTAAAAGAATCATTCTATTTACGGCTAACAAAATAGAAAGCCGATTTCAGCAAAATGAAATAATAGCACACCGATACAAGGTGATGAACCATCTTGGTGCGGGAAGTTACGGAAACAGTTACTTAGTTTTTGATCTACTGTCACAACAAAAAAAAGTGTTAAAGGCGTTGCGAATCCATAAAAGAATCACCAGGTCAGGGAGAAATACATTCGAGATTGAAAAAAAGCTGCTTCTTTCAATCAAACACCCTGGATTTCCAAGATACTATGAGGATGGCACATACAAAAATATCCCATTTTATACAATGGAATATATTGAAGGGAAGAATTTTGAACAGTTAATCTTTCAAGATGGCCATAAGTATTCAGAAATAGAGGCATTCAAAATAGCCCATGATGTACTAGAACTCATAAACTATTTACATGAACATCGGCTTATTCACCGAGATATAAGGATTCCCAATGTCATTACAAATGGTTCTGAAATTGCACTCATTGATTTAGGGCTCGCAAGCAAATATGATGATCAAGGTATTAATAAACTCAATAAAACAAAAAGAAATATACGAAAAGAGATCAATCCGCAGGCAGACTTTTATGGTCTTGGGCATTTTTTACTGTTTTTACTCTACTCTAACTTTTCTTTTCCAGAAAATAAGAAGGAAAGCAGTTGGGAAGAAGAATTGGAGATATCACATCTTGCGAAGCACATTATAAGCAGGCTTTTGCAAATAGAAGATTGCTATGAAAGCTGTGAACAAGTAAAGTCTGATATGAAAATATTAATTGGGAAATAA
- a CDS encoding sporulation protein, whose protein sequence is MSFFDKVFASVGIGSATVDTKLERDTYTPGETVNGVVEIKGGKVDQQVDDIYLSLNTTYLKESDDKKYNVTATIDRFRITSPFTIGKNDRKEIPFSFQLPLDTPLSIGRSKIWVTTGLDIKNAVDPGDKDYIQVVPNPLMNAIFNAVDGLGFRLREADCEEASYKVRGRLPFVQEFEYVPTSGPFRGRLDELEVVLRPSGNGEIELLLQVDRRARGLGGLFAEAAGLDETNVRLSVTSADIPNLQQQIQSVIQRFS, encoded by the coding sequence ATGTCTTTTTTTGACAAAGTATTTGCTAGTGTAGGTATTGGTTCTGCTACGGTTGACACAAAGCTTGAGAGGGATACGTACACTCCAGGGGAAACGGTTAACGGTGTAGTAGAAATCAAAGGTGGAAAGGTAGACCAGCAGGTAGATGATATATATTTATCATTAAATACTACCTATTTGAAAGAGTCAGATGATAAAAAGTATAATGTCACAGCTACTATCGATCGTTTTCGAATTACCAGTCCATTTACAATTGGAAAAAATGACAGAAAGGAAATACCTTTTTCCTTCCAGCTTCCACTAGACACGCCATTGTCAATTGGAAGGTCTAAAATCTGGGTTACGACAGGTTTAGACATTAAAAATGCAGTGGATCCTGGCGATAAAGACTATATACAAGTTGTACCGAATCCTTTAATGAATGCCATCTTTAATGCCGTTGATGGTCTTGGATTCCGTTTGCGTGAGGCGGATTGTGAAGAAGCTTCATACAAAGTACGAGGTCGACTGCCTTTTGTACAAGAATTTGAATATGTTCCGACCTCCGGCCCTTTCCGTGGAAGATTAGATGAACTTGAAGTAGTATTGCGACCGTCTGGAAATGGTGAAATTGAATTACTTTTACAGGTTGATCGTCGTGCTCGTGGATTGGGAGGACTATTTGCAGAAGCGGCAGGTTTGGATGAAACCAATGTAAGATTATCGGTTACATCCGCAGATATTCCAAATCTTCAGCAGCAAATTCAAAGCGTTATTCAGAGATTTTCTTAA
- a CDS encoding YodL domain-containing protein codes for MIKAITRRANIQYDVTIFQTPKYREYKGYKQVFRTFIRAGNHENCLEETFSLFNVTDRIPSNYKGRFLTTGDIVLIDEGRRGQHYYQLKPGGWQPINRIHIR; via the coding sequence ATGATCAAGGCGATAACAAGAAGAGCTAATATTCAATATGATGTGACAATCTTTCAAACTCCAAAGTACAGAGAATACAAAGGGTACAAACAAGTTTTTCGTACCTTCATTCGTGCGGGAAACCACGAAAATTGTTTGGAGGAAACATTTAGTCTCTTTAATGTTACCGATCGAATACCATCGAATTATAAAGGACGATTTCTCACGACTGGAGATATCGTATTAATTGATGAAGGTCGCCGAGGACAGCATTACTATCAACTAAAGCCCGGCGGTTGGCAGCCTATTAATCGAATTCATATACGTTAA